A window of Alkalilimnicola sp. S0819 genomic DNA:
CCATTTCGCCCAGCAGCAATTGGCCGAGACGCTGGGGGTCTCCCAGCAAACATTCGCCCACTACGAGGTGGGCCGGCTGAGGGTGGCCGCGGCCATGCTGCCGCAACTGGCGGAGATCCTGGATACGTTGGTGGAAGAGCTGCTGGGTCAGGCCGCGCCGCCGCAACCGGCCAAGCGCGGCCCGGCACCAAAGCTGCAACGCCAGTTCGAGCAGCTAAGCCAGCTGCCGCGGGCCAAACAGCGGTTCGTCATGGAGATGATTGATACCGTCCTGCAGCAGGCGGAGTAGCGGCTAAGG
This region includes:
- a CDS encoding helix-turn-helix domain-containing protein, translated to MAETLGVSQQTFAHYEVGRLRVAAAMLPQLAEILDTLVEELLGQAAPPQPAKRGPAPKLQRQFEQLSQLPRAKQRFVMEMIDTVLQQAE